A single Fundidesulfovibrio terrae DNA region contains:
- a CDS encoding sigma 54-interacting transcriptional regulator, with product MQDIFRHTMEDFHGILDSSPIGLLAVDRDGAITLASSGVESFLGLARSEMIGRNVAEVVPHSLLPQALDQRKPVFGQMIALNNVVLMASHSPILRGDELVGGVSVFQDVSILEHTSCELHYVKDHIKELGAIINSSYDGIFITDGGGKVLLVNDAYQRMTGITAEEVVGKTMAQLVEEKYYDQSVTLLVMETERAATLNQTIRGERRMLVTGSPVFDDAGKLYRVVTNVRDITDLINLRDQLIKTQEKTLQYESEISYLRSLQIEAGDIIFRSRAMAQALVTATKVAYVDSTVLITGDSGTGKELIAKLIHKKGKGALQPFIAINCAALPEQLLETELFGYEGGAFTGARKEGKPGLFELANNGTLFLDEVGDMPMVLQAKLLRAIQEKQIMRLGGSKYVNVNVRLIGATHRDIQKMVERREFRRDLYYRLMVVPIHLPLLRERTEDIPLLAMHFLDKFNRRFGYRKALSPGAVDALVQYPWPGNVRELENLIERLLVTVTDDEITMEELPGHIRRSAYIPRRGSKMSEAVAEVESYLLEESCRRLGSWQKAAVELGIDKATAYRKAAKYGLLK from the coding sequence ATGCAGGACATTTTCCGGCACACCATGGAAGACTTCCATGGCATCCTCGATTCCTCGCCCATCGGCCTGCTGGCGGTGGACAGGGACGGGGCGATCACCCTCGCCAGCAGCGGGGTGGAGTCCTTCCTGGGCCTGGCCAGGTCCGAGATGATCGGCAGGAACGTGGCCGAGGTGGTCCCGCACTCCCTGCTCCCCCAGGCCCTGGATCAGAGAAAGCCCGTGTTCGGGCAGATGATCGCCCTCAACAACGTGGTGCTCATGGCCAGCCATTCGCCCATCCTGCGCGGGGACGAGCTGGTGGGCGGCGTGAGCGTCTTCCAGGACGTGTCCATCCTGGAGCACACCTCCTGCGAGCTGCACTACGTCAAGGACCACATCAAGGAGCTGGGCGCCATCATCAACTCCTCCTACGACGGCATCTTCATCACCGACGGGGGGGGCAAGGTGCTGCTGGTCAACGACGCCTACCAGCGCATGACCGGCATCACCGCCGAGGAGGTGGTAGGCAAGACCATGGCGCAGCTGGTGGAGGAGAAGTACTACGACCAGTCGGTGACGCTCTTGGTGATGGAGACCGAGCGGGCCGCCACCCTCAACCAGACCATCAGGGGCGAGCGGCGCATGCTGGTGACGGGCAGCCCGGTGTTCGACGACGCGGGCAAGCTCTACCGGGTGGTGACCAACGTCCGCGACATCACCGACCTGATCAACCTGCGCGACCAGCTCATCAAGACGCAGGAAAAGACCCTGCAGTACGAGAGCGAGATCTCCTACCTGCGCTCCCTGCAGATCGAGGCGGGCGACATCATCTTCCGCAGCCGGGCCATGGCCCAGGCGCTGGTGACCGCCACCAAGGTGGCCTACGTGGACTCCACGGTGCTCATCACCGGCGACTCCGGCACCGGCAAGGAACTCATCGCCAAATTGATCCACAAGAAGGGCAAGGGCGCGCTCCAGCCGTTCATCGCCATCAACTGCGCGGCCCTGCCCGAGCAGCTGCTGGAGACGGAGCTGTTCGGCTACGAGGGCGGGGCCTTCACCGGGGCGCGCAAGGAGGGCAAGCCGGGGCTCTTCGAGCTGGCCAACAACGGCACCCTGTTCCTGGACGAGGTCGGGGACATGCCCATGGTGCTCCAGGCCAAGCTCCTGCGGGCCATCCAGGAGAAGCAGATCATGCGTCTGGGCGGCTCCAAGTACGTCAACGTCAACGTGCGGCTCATCGGCGCGACCCACCGCGACATCCAGAAGATGGTGGAGCGCCGGGAATTCCGCCGCGACCTGTACTACCGCCTCATGGTGGTGCCCATCCACCTGCCGCTCCTGCGCGAGCGCACGGAGGACATCCCGCTTCTCGCCATGCACTTCCTGGACAAGTTCAACCGGCGCTTCGGATACCGCAAGGCGCTCAGCCCCGGCGCCGTGGACGCCCTGGTGCAGTACCCCTGGCCGGGCAACGTGCGCGAGCTGGAGAACCTGATCGAGCGGCTGCTGGTGACGGTCACGGACGACGAGATCACCATGGAGGAGCTCCCCGGCCATATCCGGCGGTCCGCGTACATCCCCAGGCGGGGATCGAAGATGAGCGAGGCCGTGGCCGAGGTGGAGTCATACCTGCTTGAGGAATCCTGCCGCAGGCTGGGGAGCTGGCAGAAGGCCGCCGTGGAGCTCGGCATCGACAAGGCCACCGCCTACCGCAAGGCCGCCAAGTACGGCCTGTTGAAGTGA
- a CDS encoding iron-containing alcohol dehydrogenase, whose protein sequence is MNRITTFQTTARIVMGPGALESIGAEITRLGAGKVMVVTDPGLVKTGLVAKLEELLAAAGIAATRFDEVEADPSYETAIKAAEHVKQAGAELIVGIGGGSAQDVAKVSSILATNAGPVSQYFGIDLVPRPGLKLILVPTTAGTGSEVTPIAILSDHHEKLKKGIVSAHLFPSTAILDPLLTLGLPSHVTAATGMDALIHAVEAFTSKNATAMTDMLALQAIKLVYGSIRTAFSNGSDVDARARMLEGSMLAGMAFANAGVTAVHAFAYPIGAEYHIPHGVANSIMLVPVMEFNMLGNIPKFAILAEVLGENVAGLSQRDAALKAVAAMRVLSADLQVPARLSAFGVKDENIPDLAKGVMKVTRLLANNPRLLKVEDAEAIYRCVL, encoded by the coding sequence ATGAACAGGATCACCACGTTCCAGACCACGGCCAGGATCGTCATGGGGCCGGGGGCGCTGGAGAGCATCGGAGCGGAGATCACGCGGCTGGGCGCGGGCAAGGTCATGGTCGTCACCGACCCCGGGCTGGTCAAGACCGGGCTGGTGGCCAAGCTGGAGGAGCTCCTGGCGGCCGCCGGGATAGCGGCCACGCGCTTCGACGAGGTGGAGGCCGACCCCTCCTACGAGACGGCCATCAAGGCGGCCGAGCACGTCAAGCAGGCCGGGGCGGAACTCATCGTGGGCATCGGCGGCGGCTCGGCCCAGGACGTGGCCAAGGTGTCTTCCATCCTGGCCACCAACGCCGGGCCGGTTTCGCAGTACTTCGGCATCGACCTGGTGCCGCGTCCGGGGCTCAAGCTGATCCTGGTGCCCACCACGGCGGGCACGGGCAGCGAGGTCACGCCCATCGCCATCCTCTCCGACCACCACGAGAAGCTCAAGAAGGGCATCGTCAGCGCCCATCTCTTCCCGTCCACGGCCATACTGGATCCGCTCCTGACCCTGGGCCTGCCGTCCCACGTCACTGCGGCCACCGGCATGGACGCCCTGATCCACGCCGTGGAGGCCTTCACCTCCAAGAACGCCACCGCCATGACCGACATGCTGGCCCTCCAGGCCATCAAGCTGGTGTACGGCAGCATCCGCACCGCGTTCTCCAACGGCTCGGACGTGGACGCCCGCGCCAGGATGCTGGAGGGCAGCATGCTGGCGGGCATGGCCTTCGCCAACGCGGGGGTCACGGCGGTGCACGCCTTCGCCTACCCCATCGGGGCCGAGTACCACATCCCCCACGGCGTGGCCAACAGCATCATGCTGGTGCCCGTCATGGAGTTCAACATGCTGGGGAACATCCCCAAGTTCGCCATCCTGGCCGAGGTGCTTGGCGAGAACGTGGCCGGGCTCTCCCAGCGGGACGCGGCCCTCAAGGCGGTGGCCGCCATGCGCGTGCTCTCCGCCGACCTCCAGGTGCCCGCCAGGCTGAGCGCCTTCGGGGTCAAGGACGAGAACATCCCGGATCTGGCCAAGGGGGTCATGAAGGTGACGCGCCTGTTGGCCAACAACCCGCGCCTGCTCAAGGTCGAGGACGCCGAGGCCATATACAGGTGCGTGCTCTGA
- a CDS encoding aldehyde ferredoxin oxidoreductase family protein: protein MFGFYGRILTVDLTNRKYSIDALAPELLESVLGGKGLGTSLLLSRNPAGADPLGPDNRLIFATGPFCGGPVWGGSRYGVFTKSPLTGFYAESYSGGKVPEAIDRAGFDAVVIEGASDRPVALAIHPEGCAFHDASSLWGMETYDAERAARDSLGVDKPGFGAPGAVVIGPAGERLVRYALIANDFWRCAGRAGVGAVMGSKRLKAVVFQGDRKRGLADPRGVRAYASEFAKAGKENKGVKAYKAYGTTMMVALMNTAGAFPAKYWSQGSCDHWQKISGETFHKEHDVTPHACLKCFMACGRMARLTKGRHQGLQLEGPEYETIYAFGGLCMIEEMDEIVWLNDLCDRLGLDTITAGNLCALAIEACRRGKLDLGLDYGDFEGVGRLIQDIAARSGHGALMAEGIIPTAEAWGLSDLAIHVKGMEPPGYDPRALKGMGLAYGTSPRGACHLRTTFYKPELAGFIPADAIEGKAEMLTDYEDRLTIFDTLILCRFYRDMYTWEELEKAVGLVTGLDASREELRRKAARVLNLTREFNLREGLTAKDDRLPGRLHREALPDGRSLTAAEMETLLADYYRLRGWKADGTMA from the coding sequence ATGTTCGGATTCTACGGCAGGATACTCACGGTGGACCTCACCAACCGGAAGTACTCGATCGACGCCCTCGCGCCCGAGCTTCTGGAGTCGGTGCTGGGCGGCAAGGGCCTGGGAACGAGCCTGCTCCTATCGCGCAACCCGGCCGGCGCGGACCCCCTGGGCCCCGACAACCGGCTGATCTTCGCCACGGGCCCCTTCTGCGGTGGCCCGGTCTGGGGCGGGAGCCGCTACGGTGTGTTCACCAAGTCCCCCCTGACCGGATTTTACGCCGAATCCTACTCGGGGGGCAAAGTGCCCGAGGCCATCGACCGGGCCGGATTCGACGCCGTGGTCATCGAGGGGGCTTCGGACCGTCCGGTGGCCCTGGCTATCCATCCCGAGGGCTGCGCGTTCCACGACGCCTCGTCCCTGTGGGGCATGGAAACCTACGACGCCGAGCGGGCGGCCAGGGACTCCCTGGGCGTGGACAAACCGGGCTTCGGGGCGCCGGGCGCGGTGGTCATCGGCCCGGCCGGGGAGCGGCTGGTGCGCTATGCGCTCATCGCCAACGATTTCTGGCGCTGCGCGGGCCGGGCCGGGGTGGGCGCGGTCATGGGCTCCAAGCGGCTCAAGGCCGTGGTCTTCCAGGGTGACCGCAAGCGCGGGCTGGCCGACCCCAGGGGCGTGCGGGCCTACGCCTCGGAGTTCGCCAAGGCGGGCAAGGAAAACAAGGGCGTGAAGGCCTACAAAGCCTACGGCACCACCATGATGGTGGCGCTCATGAACACCGCCGGGGCCTTCCCCGCCAAGTACTGGAGCCAGGGCAGCTGCGACCACTGGCAGAAGATCAGCGGGGAGACCTTCCACAAGGAGCACGACGTCACCCCACACGCCTGCCTGAAATGTTTCATGGCCTGCGGGCGCATGGCCAGGCTGACCAAGGGCCGCCACCAGGGCCTGCAGCTGGAGGGGCCGGAATACGAGACCATCTACGCCTTCGGCGGCCTGTGCATGATCGAGGAGATGGACGAGATCGTCTGGCTGAACGACCTGTGCGACCGCCTGGGCCTGGACACCATCACCGCCGGCAACCTCTGCGCCCTGGCCATCGAGGCCTGCCGCCGGGGCAAGCTGGACCTGGGCCTGGACTACGGCGATTTCGAGGGCGTGGGCAGGCTCATCCAGGACATCGCCGCCCGGAGCGGCCACGGCGCGCTCATGGCCGAGGGCATCATCCCCACGGCCGAGGCCTGGGGGCTTTCGGACCTGGCCATCCACGTCAAGGGCATGGAGCCGCCGGGATACGACCCGCGCGCGCTCAAGGGCATGGGCCTGGCCTACGGCACGTCGCCCAGGGGGGCCTGCCACCTGCGCACCACGTTCTACAAGCCGGAGCTGGCCGGGTTCATCCCCGCCGACGCCATCGAGGGCAAGGCCGAGATGCTCACCGACTACGAGGACCGCCTGACCATCTTCGACACCCTCATCCTCTGCCGCTTCTACCGGGACATGTACACCTGGGAGGAGCTGGAAAAGGCCGTGGGCCTGGTCACGGGCCTGGACGCCTCCAGGGAGGAGCTCAGGCGCAAGGCCGCGCGCGTCCTTAACCTCACCCGGGAGTTCAACCTGCGCGAGGGGCTCACGGCCAAGGACGACCGCCTGCCCGGGCGCCTGCACCGGGAGGCCCTGCCCGACGGCCGGAGCCTGACCGCGGCCGAGATGGAGACCCTGCTGGCCGACTACTACCGCCTGCGCGGCTGGAAAGCCGACGGCACGATGGCATAG